One window of the Pseudofrankia sp. DC12 genome contains the following:
- a CDS encoding HEAT repeat domain-containing protein — MSIFPGIESWVEDDFERLRSAKMSAEQFDVLISELGKRASLGSDWACRALLGRLEEEGSDRRRTSLLKAITKCPASDYPIDLLERLVRAPDLGVCAEAAYLLVKAGGEGERVVLALLDSLGKLERGICLGVLAHGSGKVDVDAVAAYADDPFAFIRTSALFTLAMRGDDSCTDRLVPPLRRRDVETRESALRALICVGDARAVDAVVSRLRLDAARRADGTTVALELELNYLGQQSAVRLDAFTEARSVIAKHWAKRDETEVAWIQANLPQLARGFRGEFGPLSQVERAQLRATVSSRLDRQLAKVAL; from the coding sequence GTGAGTATCTTTCCAGGAATAGAATCGTGGGTTGAGGATGATTTTGAGCGGCTTCGCTCGGCGAAGATGTCAGCGGAGCAGTTCGACGTGCTGATAAGCGAGCTGGGGAAGCGGGCTTCCCTGGGATCTGACTGGGCATGTCGAGCGCTGCTCGGACGGCTAGAGGAGGAGGGATCAGATCGGCGGCGCACTTCGCTTCTCAAAGCAATCACGAAATGCCCGGCGTCGGACTATCCAATCGATCTGCTGGAGCGACTTGTGCGGGCTCCAGATCTAGGTGTCTGCGCCGAAGCGGCTTACCTCCTTGTGAAGGCCGGCGGTGAAGGTGAGCGTGTCGTCCTGGCATTGCTGGACAGCCTGGGTAAACTTGAACGTGGGATATGTCTTGGTGTGCTCGCACACGGCTCTGGCAAGGTTGACGTAGACGCGGTGGCGGCGTATGCTGATGACCCATTCGCCTTCATCAGGACTTCGGCGCTCTTCACGCTTGCGATGAGAGGTGATGATTCGTGCACCGACCGCCTGGTCCCTCCATTGCGGCGGCGCGATGTCGAAACCAGAGAATCCGCGCTTAGGGCCTTGATATGTGTAGGTGACGCCCGTGCGGTCGACGCGGTCGTAAGTCGGCTCAGGCTAGACGCGGCGCGCCGAGCAGATGGCACGACCGTAGCGCTGGAGCTAGAGCTGAATTATCTGGGTCAACAGAGCGCCGTGCGACTGGATGCATTCACGGAGGCGCGTTCTGTGATAGCGAAGCACTGGGCGAAACGCGATGAGACCGAGGTAGCCTGGATCCAGGCCAACCTTCCGCAGCTCGCGCGGGGCTTCCGCGGCGAGTTCGGCCCCTTGTCGCAGGTCGAACGGGCACAGCTCCGTGCGACGGTGTCATCAAGGCTTGATCGCCAGTTGGCCAAGGTGGCGCTCTGA
- a CDS encoding AAA family ATPase, which translates to MSIDRMQAHYGFTRMPFGRDLPISALHRHRAHNEAVARIGWLIHTHGLGVLTGEVGAGKTAATRAATATLDPSRNTVVYLPNPAVGVRGIHNAIVTALGVTPRFHHATLVPQTADALAAETTERGRHVILIIDEAHLLDTTQLEAVRMITNADMDSASPLTCLLIGQPTLRRRLKLGDMAALDQRITLRYTMPGLDPDETRAYITHHVRFAGRSDTLFSDDAIDLIHTTARGLPRAVNNLAIQALIATYAQNKTIVDHAAARTAITEVTTE; encoded by the coding sequence GTGAGCATCGACCGGATGCAGGCCCACTACGGCTTCACCCGCATGCCCTTCGGCCGCGACCTACCCATCTCCGCGCTGCACCGCCACCGCGCCCACAACGAGGCCGTCGCCCGTATCGGCTGGCTCATCCACACCCACGGCCTCGGCGTACTCACCGGCGAGGTCGGCGCCGGCAAGACCGCCGCCACCCGCGCCGCCACCGCCACCCTCGACCCGTCGCGGAACACCGTCGTCTACCTGCCCAACCCCGCCGTCGGCGTCCGCGGCATCCACAACGCCATCGTCACCGCCCTCGGCGTCACCCCCCGCTTCCACCACGCCACCCTCGTCCCCCAGACCGCCGACGCCCTCGCCGCCGAAACCACCGAACGCGGCCGCCACGTCATCCTGATCATCGACGAGGCCCACCTCCTCGACACCACCCAACTCGAGGCCGTCCGCATGATCACCAACGCCGACATGGACTCCGCAAGCCCCCTGACCTGCCTCCTGATCGGCCAGCCCACCCTGCGGCGCCGCCTCAAACTCGGCGACATGGCCGCCCTCGACCAGCGCATCACCCTGCGCTACACCATGCCCGGCCTCGACCCCGACGAGACCCGCGCCTACATCACCCACCACGTCCGCTTCGCCGGCCGCTCCGACACCCTGTTCTCCGACGACGCCATCGACCTCATCCACACCACCGCCCGCGGCCTGCCCCGCGCCGTCAACAACCTCGCCATCCAAGCCCTCATCGCCACCTACGCCCAGAACAAGACCATCGTCGACCACGCCGCCGCCCGCACCGCCATCACCGAGGTCACCACCGAATGA
- a CDS encoding DDE-type integrase/transposase/recombinase, which translates to MSVSDAEMARRAERARAVGLFRYGLVREAADPGLSARARGRLVRQLAAGEHAGPDGTPVRVSRKTLDRWIRAWRVGGFDALVPAPRRVEARTPAEVLALAAALKRENPARTAAQVGRLLRASSGWAPSDRTLQRHFEALELNTRPDGTAPAAFGRFEADRPNDLWIGDALHGPPVAGRKTYLFAFIDDRSRALVGYRFGYAEDSVRLAVALRWALASRGVPAAVYVDNGSAFVDAALRRACAVLGIRLIHSTPGRPEGRGKIERFFETVRGEFLVEIAPVGTHVFGDLSALNNAFTAWVETVYHRRVHSETQMAPLARFEAGGPFTHPSDAALAEAFKWEEHRKVRKTATISLHGNTYQVEPHLVGRTVAAVYDPFDLSHVEIRWQGRPAGVAIPAVIGRHAHPKARPETPPTPPPAATGIDYVDLLTAAHDTELAAATISYAAATAPTGQDTP; encoded by the coding sequence ATGTCGGTGTCGGACGCCGAGATGGCGCGGCGGGCGGAGCGGGCGCGTGCGGTGGGCCTGTTCCGCTACGGGCTGGTGCGGGAGGCGGCGGACCCGGGGCTCTCGGCGCGGGCGCGGGGCCGGCTGGTGCGCCAGTTGGCGGCTGGGGAGCATGCCGGGCCGGACGGGACGCCGGTGCGGGTGTCGCGCAAGACGCTTGACCGGTGGATCCGGGCGTGGCGGGTCGGGGGGTTCGACGCGCTGGTGCCCGCGCCCAGGCGGGTGGAGGCGCGCACCCCGGCCGAGGTGTTGGCGTTGGCCGCCGCGCTCAAGCGGGAGAACCCGGCGCGCACCGCGGCGCAGGTCGGGCGGCTACTGCGCGCGAGTTCGGGGTGGGCGCCGTCGGACCGCACGCTGCAGCGGCATTTCGAAGCCCTGGAGCTCAATACCCGGCCCGACGGGACGGCGCCGGCGGCGTTCGGCCGGTTCGAGGCCGATCGTCCCAACGACCTGTGGATCGGGGATGCGTTGCACGGGCCGCCGGTCGCCGGCCGCAAGACCTACCTTTTCGCTTTCATTGACGACCGTTCCAGGGCGCTGGTGGGCTACCGGTTCGGCTATGCCGAGGACTCCGTCCGTCTCGCGGTAGCGTTGCGGTGGGCGCTGGCCTCGCGCGGTGTTCCCGCCGCTGTCTACGTGGATAACGGCTCGGCGTTCGTGGACGCGGCGCTGCGCCGGGCCTGCGCAGTCCTCGGGATCAGACTCATACATTCCACCCCGGGCCGGCCCGAGGGCCGGGGGAAAATCGAACGTTTCTTCGAGACTGTTCGGGGCGAGTTCCTCGTCGAGATCGCCCCGGTCGGCACCCATGTGTTCGGTGACCTGTCGGCGTTGAACAACGCGTTCACCGCCTGGGTGGAGACGGTCTATCACCGCCGGGTGCATTCCGAAACACAGATGGCGCCGCTGGCCCGCTTCGAGGCCGGCGGCCCGTTCACCCATCCCAGCGACGCCGCCCTGGCCGAGGCGTTCAAGTGGGAGGAACACCGCAAGGTCCGCAAGACCGCGACGATCTCCCTGCACGGCAACACCTACCAGGTCGAACCGCACCTCGTCGGGCGCACCGTCGCCGCCGTCTACGACCCGTTCGACCTGTCACACGTCGAGATCCGCTGGCAGGGCCGCCCCGCCGGGGTCGCGATCCCCGCCGTGATCGGCCGCCACGCGCACCCGAAAGCCCGCCCCGAGACCCCGCCCACCCCACCACCGGCGGCGACCGGCATCGACTACGTCGACCTGCTCACCGCCGCCCACGACACCGAGCTCGCCGCCGCGACCATCAGCTACGCGGCGGCCACCGCCCCCACCGGCCAGGACACCCCGTGA
- a CDS encoding relaxase domain-containing protein: protein MIATAKVLRVRARRAQDVDRAAGAVVAYVQGGQPEDALAGYYGRGHARGRARGRLAGLVGLRGEVSGAGLERLLRGRHAVTGLPLLSGPGPASRMSRAAGRRQEAGAAEAEWLTLAEAAPVVQVSADYLRRLVKRTAEAGAAVSAARTGDLDESGGDAAVSGGSTGAEAAASAGRPGEQLAGVRGSDGRWRVRRADLERWNAGRVPPATVLGYDVVCAAPKSVSLLWAFGDEALRADVGAALDAAVEATIGYLERHAAFGLVLGAALDVHDGVVDGGHDLG from the coding sequence GTGATCGCGACGGCGAAGGTGCTGCGGGTCCGGGCGCGCCGGGCGCAGGATGTCGATCGCGCGGCGGGGGCGGTGGTGGCCTATGTGCAGGGTGGCCAGCCGGAGGATGCGCTGGCTGGCTACTACGGCCGGGGGCACGCGCGTGGCCGGGCCCGGGGTCGGCTGGCTGGGTTGGTCGGGCTGCGCGGGGAGGTCTCGGGTGCCGGGTTGGAGCGGCTGTTGCGCGGCCGGCACGCGGTCACCGGTCTGCCGTTGCTGAGCGGACCGGGTCCGGCGAGCCGGATGTCCCGGGCCGCCGGTAGAAGGCAGGAAGCCGGCGCCGCGGAGGCGGAGTGGTTGACGTTGGCCGAGGCGGCGCCGGTGGTCCAAGTGAGCGCGGACTATCTGCGGCGGCTGGTCAAGCGCACGGCCGAGGCAGGCGCCGCCGTGTCAGCCGCCCGGACTGGTGATCTCGACGAGTCCGGCGGCGATGCCGCGGTGTCGGGCGGCTCGACTGGCGCTGAGGCGGCGGCGTCGGCCGGGAGGCCGGGCGAGCAGTTGGCCGGTGTGCGGGGGTCGGATGGCCGGTGGCGGGTGCGGCGGGCCGACCTGGAGCGGTGGAACGCCGGCCGGGTGCCGCCGGCGACGGTGTTGGGCTATGACGTGGTGTGTGCGGCGCCGAAGTCGGTGAGCCTGCTGTGGGCGTTCGGCGATGAGGCGCTGCGCGCGGATGTCGGGGCCGCGTTGGACGCGGCGGTGGAGGCGACGATCGGCTATCTGGAGCGGCACGCCGCGTTCGGCCTGGTGTTAGGCGCCGCGCTGGATGTCCATGATGGCGTCGTTGACGGTGGGCATGATCTTGGATGA
- a CDS encoding site-specific integrase, with product MARPVMELGTSGNFYFSRIASGYRARCRYRDHDGVLREVERAGRSKTAATHALRKALRDRNRSAVGDGELTGESTVSELGKAYFEALGQRDLSPNTLAAYEIALKKHIVPALGEIRLRQLTVSLVDRFLATLAKRSGYGSAKTARSVLSGMCAHAARLDAMDRNVVRDTGQIARTSGRDTVRAMTVAQLRQLRALLTYDAKACRRDIPDLVDMVIATGARLGEVCAIVWDAVDLQAGTVEIRATVVRVTGKGIYIKPRPKSKAGHRRIALPPWAVKMLRARYHGQKPDDVVFLAPAGGLRDPRNTNADIRDALDAAGFPGWTSHLFGRKSVATILDDQGHSPRQIADVLGHANPSMTLSTYIGRKVSNPGAAETLSILDFD from the coding sequence GTGGCACGTCCCGTCATGGAGCTCGGAACGAGCGGGAACTTCTATTTCAGCAGGATCGCCTCTGGTTACCGTGCGCGATGCCGTTACCGGGACCACGACGGGGTGCTGCGTGAGGTTGAGCGTGCGGGCAGGTCGAAGACCGCGGCGACGCATGCGCTGCGCAAGGCGCTGCGCGACCGGAACCGGTCCGCGGTCGGCGACGGCGAGCTGACCGGCGAGAGCACGGTCAGCGAGCTCGGCAAGGCGTACTTCGAGGCGCTGGGCCAGCGGGACCTCTCCCCGAACACGCTCGCCGCCTACGAGATCGCCCTGAAGAAGCACATCGTTCCCGCGCTCGGCGAGATCCGGCTGCGCCAGCTGACTGTCAGCCTCGTCGACCGGTTCCTCGCGACGCTCGCGAAGCGCAGCGGGTACGGGTCCGCGAAGACGGCGCGTTCGGTGCTGTCCGGGATGTGCGCGCACGCGGCCCGCCTCGATGCCATGGACCGCAACGTCGTCCGTGACACCGGGCAGATCGCCCGCACGTCCGGCCGCGACACGGTACGCGCGATGACCGTCGCGCAGCTCAGGCAGCTGCGCGCGCTGCTGACCTACGACGCGAAGGCTTGCCGCCGCGACATCCCCGACCTCGTCGACATGGTCATCGCCACCGGCGCCCGCCTCGGCGAGGTCTGCGCCATTGTCTGGGACGCCGTCGACCTGCAGGCAGGCACCGTCGAGATCCGCGCAACCGTCGTCCGGGTCACGGGCAAGGGGATCTACATCAAGCCGCGTCCCAAGTCCAAGGCCGGCCACCGCCGCATCGCGCTACCGCCCTGGGCGGTCAAGATGCTCCGCGCCCGCTACCACGGCCAGAAGCCCGACGACGTCGTCTTCCTCGCCCCGGCCGGCGGCCTGCGCGACCCGCGCAACACCAACGCCGACATTCGCGATGCCCTCGACGCCGCGGGCTTCCCTGGTTGGACCTCGCACCTGTTCGGCCGCAAGTCCGTCGCCACCATCCTCGACGACCAGGGCCACTCTCCCCGCCAGATCGCCGACGTCCTCGGCCACGCCAATCCATCCATGACGCTCAGCACCTACATCGGCCGCAAGGTCTCCAACCCCGGCGCCGCCGAAACCCTCTCGATCCTCGACTTCGACTGA